TGTCTCGTTACCGTCATAAATTGTTAGAAATCCTGTTTCAAGATAAATAAAAATATGCTCGGCAATGAATTGCTCATTGGAAATGGTAGGTTCAACGTGGCAGGGGTACGGGGCGTTTTCCATATTGCTAATTTAAATAAAAATCAGCTGCCCCATGCACCCGTGCAGAGGCAGCTGATCGTTTATGCGGACATGAAAGGTAAATAGGATTCTTTGACAGAGTTCACATAATCCTGATCCGACATGGTTAGCCTGTTGTTTACACGTTTTTTAAAATCATCATTTCCAAACAGATAACGTAATGTATCGGTCCCGTCGGTAGTGGCGTTGTAGATCACTTCAGCAACTTCTTCCGCCGTAGCCAGCCTCATATCTTTCAGCTTACCAAACATCTGGTATGCTGCATTAATGAACCTGTCGTATTCGGGTAAAGGTTTGAGTGAAATTTTTTCTTCGCTCACTTTGATGAAATTGGTAGTAGTCCCACCCGGTTCCACGATTTTCACACCGATATTCAGGGCGGCCAATTCGAATGACAATGCTTCTGAAAACCCTTCGAGTGCAAATTTTGATGCATTGTAAAGAGAAATCAATGGCAGTGTAAAACGTCCGGCGCCGGAGCTGATATTGATAATCATCCCTTGTTTCCTCTCGCGGAAGTGTGGAAGGATAGCCCGGATTGTGTTCATTACGCCAAACACATTCACGTCAAACTGCTCCTGAACCTGCTCGGGTGTGACCGCTTCAAAAACGCCGTATTGTCCATACCCGGCATTGTTGACGACAACGTCGATTTTCCCGAATCGTGTTATACCTTGCTGAATCGCAAGTTCGATGGTTTCAGGATGCTGCACGTCGAGCCGGGTCACGAAAATATGGTTATTATCTACCAACTCGGTCTCTTTTTCAGGCGTACGCATGGAAGCGATGACATTCCAGCCTTTGGCTGCGAAATATTGTGCGGAGGCTTTGCCGATTCCCGACGATGCCCCGGTAATTAAAACTGTTTTGCTCATAATAGTTGACTTTTAATATGACAAATTTCGTCATCTTATCAAGAACCAACTTTGTTGTGGAGCCGGAATTGCTTTGTTGCCGGGCCAGTATCCGACAACAAATCCTATTCTCAATTTTTTCCATTTAATCTGTACTAAACAGAATTCAGTATCTGTCGACTAATGAACACAAAGAACCGATTTTGGGTTACAAGCTGCCGGTGAGCCGATGGGCTGGTGCAATTCCGCTCGACCATTTGAAAAGTTTACCTTGTGCTGACCTGCATGGCGGGCATTTATTTATTGGTGATTTTTGCACTCAATAATTGGTACACATCGATCTGAATAACTAGAAGGATTTAAGGTAATCCGGGTCGCAGATAATTTGTGCAAAATGATTACGACTATTCAGCTATTGATCACTTGAATTGAAGTCACTAAACAATCGTTACAGACAAGTTTTAACATGTACCGATGAGTAATTGATTATGAAGTATGTAGGGTAATAATAAGAAGATATAGTCAAACTTTTGTCTTTTTTTATCAATTCTGTAAATTGTATTAAGGGAATGCATTTGCCTTGAAATCAACTGCGAAAGTTGGCACAAATTATAATTGGTGGCCCTGCAAAAGGGAGTACCAATCAAATATAAATGATAACGATGAAAGAAGACAAAACTGAGAATATTTCAAATGCATCAGGGGCAACACCTTTTGCCCAAACCTTTTTTCATGGAACAAAAGCTGACTTAAAGATTGGAGATATCATCAACGTTGGTTTTAATTCGAACTTTGGGAAGAGAAAAATTGCAAATTATATCTTTCTGACCTCAACTTTGGATGCGGCAATTTGGGGTGCTGAACTGGCTTTTGGGGAAGGGCGAGAAAGAATTTATTTGGTAGAAGCAACGGGCCCAATCGAAGACGATCCTGATTTGACGGATAGAAAATTCCCGGGTAATCCAACAAAATCTTACCGGTCCCAACATCCGTTTAAGGTTGTTGGTGAAATTACAGTTTGGCAAGGACACTCGGCAGAAAAGGTTAAAGCAATGATAGATGGATTAGCAAAGCTCAAAGAGCAGGGTATTGATTCTTTGAATGATAGATAGGCAAATTGATAATAATCTATTTGCACGACGCCTCATTGAAATAGGGGACGACCGCGCCTTGCGATTCCAACGTCTTATCGTTTAAATGAGACCTTTTACTTCCAGGTGTAAGGATATGTCAATTCCTGGACCAAGTTTTTTCAGCATTTATCACCAAAAATGTTGCGCCTTTATGGTATACGGGACTCATAACCCCAATTCTTAAAGAAGTAATATTTCACACCGCTGCTTTGCTTGCTAAATTTACCTTTCTCTTTCAGATATTAGTCAATTTCTGACCGCTTAATAATCCGTCCAAGGAATAACGAAACTTGCTGCATATCAGTCAATATTATGCCTATATTACGATGCTTTTGTTATTCTATTTCATAAACGCTTACCCAACTTATGACGACAAATTTTTACTCCTTTTGCACAATTTCTTTTCGTATTGTAGTGTTCGTATTTTTTCTTGGATTCACTTTCGAGAATGCGCTGGCGCAGCGCTCAATTATTCAACATGCTCTGCCACCTTCCAAAAATAAAACACAAATTTCAGGTCAGTACATTGTGATCTACAAAGATAATGATGCAGTTAATGCCAGAATGGCCTCAAACCCAGGTATTCAGGCCCGTCAGCAGCTTATGCAACGGCAAGTAAGCGCCACTCTTTCAAAACATAATATTTCACAGAAAAAAATTCTGCATGTTTACGAAACCGCCATTAAAGGTTTTTCCGTAAGTGGTCTGACAAACCAGGAGGCGGACCAGTTGCGTAAAGATGATCAGATTGAACGCATTGAACCTGACAGAATGGTATACCTGAATGAAACCAGCGCGCCCAGGCCCATGGCAGTGGCATCAGGTTGTAATGGTCCGGTCATCCTTTTTAACGGGCTTGAACATTTTGCAGGTTTAGCCGAATTCGGATCAACCGCAAATATTACGGGTGAGGCTGTTGTTGCGAACAGCAACGGTTGTGGTGCTATTACCAATGTGTCGGGCAAGGTTGCCGTAATTGACCGCGGATCCTGTGCTTTTGTAACGAAAGTTCTCAACGCACAAAACGGCGGAGCAATTGCTGCTATAATAATAAACAATGCTGGCGGATCTCCTCCCCTCATGGCTGGTGAAGATGCTACCATAACAATACCTGCCATGTCATTAAGTCAGGCTGATGGTAATTTGTTAAAAGCGGCCATTAATGGCGGTGTGACCATGGTTACGCTTGACAGGGCACTGCCAACAGCTGTTGGCCCGCAATGTACGCCTTGGGGAATTACCAGGATTGGAGGAAGTCTTCCAGCCGTTACGGGCAGAAAAGCATGGATCATTGACACGGGTATTGATTTTACACATCCTGATTTGAATGTAAATACAACACAAGCTGCTTTTTTCGTCGGTTCGAGCGCGAATGATGAAAATGGTCATGGTTCCCATGTTGCCGGTATTATTGGGGCAAAAGATAACGGTTTTGGCGTGGTAGGGGTTGCGGCAGGTGCGGAGGTTGTCCCTGTTCGGGTTTTCGCGGCCACAGGAAATAGTGCCTTTTCAATTATCATTGCAGGTGTGAATTATGTGGCAGGTCTTGCTGGCACTAATGATGTGGTTAATATGAGTTTAGGAGGTGAGCCAAGTAATGCGTTGGATGCTGCGGTTCGTAATCTCGCAACAAAATGTAAAGTGGTAATTTCCGCTGGGAATGATGCTGTCAATGCAGAATTTCGAAGCCCTGCACGGGTGAACGCGCCAAATGTTTACACAATTTCAGCCATGGACATTAACGGTGCGCTGGCAGGTTTTTCAAATTTCGGTAATGCTCCGGTTGATTACAGCGCCCCTGGGGTAAGTATTGCATCATGTTATAAGGATGGACAATATACTTATCTGGACGGAACTTCTATGGCGGCACCACATGTCACTGGAATATTGATGCTGGGAGACATAGGTGGAATAGACCGGGTAACCGGCGATCCGGATGGAAAGCCGGATGTGATTGCCAGAAGGAAAATTCTTTCAGAAGATACAAACCATGATGGTGATGCGTATACCGTTTATGCAGGAGATCCGGATGATTATGATGCGTCGGTTTATCCAAACGCACCAGAATTATGCGATGGCAAAGACAATAATGGAAATGGACAGATCGATGAGGGAACCGTTTGCTGCCCGGCAGGTAATACCGGAATTTTGTATGTTAACGCCGCAGCTGGCGGAAATAATTCCGGGACTAGCTGGCCAAATGCTTTTACTTCCTTGCAGTCGGCCTTGTCGGCAGCAAAATATTGCGGACAGATTACGGAGATATGGGTTGCGAAGGGCACATATGTTCCAACGATGGATGCACTTGGCAATACAAATCCAGCCGATCAAAGAACGAAAACGTTTAGAATGACCAATAATCTCGCTA
The nucleotide sequence above comes from Dyadobacter subterraneus. Encoded proteins:
- a CDS encoding SDR family oxidoreductase → MSKTVLITGASSGIGKASAQYFAAKGWNVIASMRTPEKETELVDNNHIFVTRLDVQHPETIELAIQQGITRFGKIDVVVNNAGYGQYGVFEAVTPEQVQEQFDVNVFGVMNTIRAILPHFRERKQGMIINISSGAGRFTLPLISLYNASKFALEGFSEALSFELAALNIGVKIVEPGGTTTNFIKVSEEKISLKPLPEYDRFINAAYQMFGKLKDMRLATAEEVAEVIYNATTDGTDTLRYLFGNDDFKKRVNNRLTMSDQDYVNSVKESYLPFMSA
- the arr gene encoding NAD(+)--rifampin ADP-ribosyltransferase — translated: MKEDKTENISNASGATPFAQTFFHGTKADLKIGDIINVGFNSNFGKRKIANYIFLTSTLDAAIWGAELAFGEGRERIYLVEATGPIEDDPDLTDRKFPGNPTKSYRSQHPFKVVGEITVWQGHSAEKVKAMIDGLAKLKEQGIDSLNDR
- a CDS encoding S8 family serine peptidase, producing the protein MTTNFYSFCTISFRIVVFVFFLGFTFENALAQRSIIQHALPPSKNKTQISGQYIVIYKDNDAVNARMASNPGIQARQQLMQRQVSATLSKHNISQKKILHVYETAIKGFSVSGLTNQEADQLRKDDQIERIEPDRMVYLNETSAPRPMAVASGCNGPVILFNGLEHFAGLAEFGSTANITGEAVVANSNGCGAITNVSGKVAVIDRGSCAFVTKVLNAQNGGAIAAIIINNAGGSPPLMAGEDATITIPAMSLSQADGNLLKAAINGGVTMVTLDRALPTAVGPQCTPWGITRIGGSLPAVTGRKAWIIDTGIDFTHPDLNVNTTQAAFFVGSSANDENGHGSHVAGIIGAKDNGFGVVGVAAGAEVVPVRVFAATGNSAFSIIIAGVNYVAGLAGTNDVVNMSLGGEPSNALDAAVRNLATKCKVVISAGNDAVNAEFRSPARVNAPNVYTISAMDINGALAGFSNFGNAPVDYSAPGVSIASCYKDGQYTYLDGTSMAAPHVTGILMLGDIGGIDRVTGDPDGKPDVIARRKILSEDTNHDGDAYTVYAGDPDDYDASVYPNAPELCDGKDNNGNGQIDEGTVCCPAGNTGILYVNAAAGGNNSGTSWPNAFTSLQSALSAAKYCGQITEIWVAKGTYVPTMDALGNTNPADQRTKTFRMTNNLAIYGGFVGNEPSNYNLALRNFDSNETVLSGNLQFDGTASNNAYNVILNLPPSGTTMDNTAILDGFSIQDGYASQLIDDFLSFPASYGGGILNYGSDVTVRNAVFYNNLAYVGGGMENQSSNPVLKNDWFVGNYGADQGGAIDNRGSSPNITNSSFLQNRGYYGAGITNVSQSNPVLLNCSFSGNTFTQNGPGGAIYHVDNSSSNIQNSILWGDNAEIVNETPSNTTISYSIVQGGWSGTGSNNLNVDPRFVSQPVLNSGSIGNIALLACSPAINAGNASTTTANVGNLDLAGNNRIFNNRVDMGAYEFQAAPFLVTISANPGLTVTAGQSTTLTASGADTYLWSTSATTPQITVSPTGATQYTVTGTSGACSMAVSATVNTTPLPVSLVSFSAKKQANGSVSLDWVTTNEINNAQFVLERSKDLKNIETIAEVNPDESTAATHLYQYTDELPYQGTSYYRLKQVDLDGHTTVYRWVSIVIDQTYAVFPNPVINKQFKLNLDEPNDAVIEFFSVDGHLIPLHTISRSPGMLELKLHKNSAPGAYILKVEERGVIRNYRVVVQ